In the genome of Hymenobacter cellulosivorans, one region contains:
- a CDS encoding pirin family protein: MQTTFRRIFQIIDGNKKQVGDGFDVTSPMPGPRIRQLSPYLLLDHTGPMPVAPTEQPLGTPPHPHRGFETVTVVYEGALAHRDTAGHSGTLGAGDVQWMTAGAGLLHEERHEPEFARQGGTLELLQLWVNVPKRDKMAPPRYQNIRAAAIPSVPVGEGQGQIRVIAGSYADAVGPAETFSPITLLDVHLAAGAETELRLPADFNVGIYVVRGSVRLHDNRPASTKQLVVFGWDSPALRLTATEDTVLLVLAGEPIEEPLATYGPFVMNTNQELIQAIADFESGGMGTFPEDE; the protein is encoded by the coding sequence ATGCAAACTACTTTTCGCAGAATCTTTCAGATCATTGACGGCAACAAGAAGCAGGTCGGCGACGGCTTCGACGTGACCAGCCCCATGCCCGGGCCGCGCATCCGCCAGCTCAGCCCCTACCTGCTCCTCGACCACACCGGGCCAATGCCCGTGGCACCTACCGAGCAGCCCCTGGGCACACCGCCCCACCCCCACCGCGGCTTCGAAACCGTGACAGTGGTCTACGAAGGCGCCCTGGCCCACCGCGACACAGCCGGGCACAGCGGCACGCTCGGGGCCGGCGACGTGCAGTGGATGACGGCCGGCGCGGGCCTGCTGCACGAGGAGCGCCACGAGCCCGAGTTTGCCCGCCAGGGCGGCACCCTGGAGCTGCTGCAATTGTGGGTAAATGTGCCCAAGCGCGACAAAATGGCCCCGCCCCGCTACCAGAACATCCGGGCCGCCGCCATTCCCAGCGTGCCGGTGGGCGAAGGCCAGGGCCAGATTCGGGTTATTGCCGGTAGCTACGCCGACGCCGTAGGGCCCGCCGAAACCTTTTCGCCCATCACCCTGCTCGACGTACACCTGGCAGCCGGGGCCGAAACCGAGCTGCGCCTGCCCGCCGACTTTAACGTGGGCATTTACGTGGTGCGCGGCAGCGTACGGCTGCACGATAACCGCCCAGCCAGCACCAAGCAGCTCGTCGTGTTTGGCTGGGACTCGCCTGCTCTGCGCCTCACCGCCACCGAAGATACGGTGCTGCTGGTGCTGGCCGGGGAGCCGATTGAGGAGCCGCTGGCCACTTACGGTCCCTTTGTGATGAACACCAACCAAGAGCTAATCCAAGCCATTGCCGACTTCGAAAGCGGCGGCATGGGCACTTTCCCCGAAGACGAATAA